aaaatttgttttcttgaaaACCATGACTTTTTACAAAAACTAACTTGTTATCCATGTAAAACAAATTatgttatatgaaaaaaaaaaaattcacaaatagCTGGTGCTGCATTCGAACAACCAAAACGACATCATACAAAACAAATCGGTTTAGCCAAAGGAGCTACAAATACTTCAACAtctatgtttatatatatatatataaagattttattaattttttataagaaaagtaaacaaatatatgtatgtgttgtaaccaattataaatagttatctTATActacaagattttgatttttcatgtacacttttcaattttatctttaatcgttattttaaaataaaatagttaaatttctatttttactttttaaataaataactgttaatttaaatttaattatttttcaaagctatttattttaagaaaagctgtcaaattaaaaaaaaaggttaattttgatGTGAGAATGAATTTTTTCATTaccttaaattttaattattttaatctcaaaactttaaaatttgatatataatatttttaatttaataatattaatttcttttcatgttttaaatgatTTGAAATGTTGGAACgatatataatttcaatattaatacaaaacaatatttaacaagatcaaaatatttaaaatttttgaaaagtataaattttaatttctcatcatactaaaaatcatatttaactcatttaaaaaaaatacaaaatatgatttaaatatgaaaaattaattatcacaagaataaaataaaaagaaaatgtaaaaaaaggGAAATCCTTTATAATGATgatacaaataattataaataagtttttaattttattataaattatttttatttattttatagttaatttattattataaataattattttagttttaaaaaatatacttaaattagaaaaaaaacttaaagaacagaattaatatatatatatatatatatatatatgtcattctatctctgattttctttttcctccctCTTCGCCCTACCACGCCTTCTCTCTATATCTCTAAACTTCCTCTATCTTCTTTAATCTTCCAAAAATTTCCcctttttccctttctcttCTATTCGTATTTTTCTGAAGTCAATTGTTTTCGCCTCGGGTGAGTTTATCACTTTTCTTTATGTTTGTTGTTCTGTTTCTGTAGAAGTTTGTTTCAATTAGGTTTTGGAACTGCCAAGTTCTGTCACTGCCGGTTTCTTTGTCGTTCAGTTTTTCTTCCCTTATGGCTTAGCGCTGCTTGctgaatttcttttaatcttaaatGATTAACTTGTATTCTAAAGAAGTAGCGTCCATGTGTTTgctcaaatgtttttcttctccattgtttttattcaatatgttttttcttttatttatgacTTGctgtttttcatttcattatcttggtTGGTTTATTTGGTTCCCAATGATAACCAGTCCGCATGTTTCTATCTGCTGATTTGTTTTGTTGATAAATGTAGGCAACAATATAGGAATAATGGCTAGGGTTTTGGCTCAGTCTATTGGTATGCCTGGCCTACTGAGCGGGCAGAGGCATGGGCAGCACAAGGCATCAGGAAAATCACGAAGATCTGTCAAAATGATGTCTAACTTACGAATGCCTGCATCAAGGATGTCGAGTTTCTCTGGACTGCGTACTTTGAACACTTTGGATCTTCTTTCGAGACCTCGACAAAATTTTCCTTCTAAGATGTTGACTTCAACTTCTTCCCGTCGTGAAAGGGCTAAAAGATGCGTACCTAAAGCCATGTTTGAGCGCTTCACGGAGAAAGCAATCAAAGTAATTATGCTAGCCCAGGAGGAAGCCAGACGTCTGGGACATAATTTTGTTGGAACTGAACAACTTTTATTGGGTCTTATTGGGGAAGGCACTGGCATTGCTGCCAAGGTGCTGAAGTCAATGGGAATGAACCTGAAGGATACTCGTGTGGAAGTGGAAAAGATAATTGGAAGGGGTAGTGGATTTGTTGCAGTTGAGATTCCATTTACTCCCCGTGCAAAGCGTGTTTTGGAGCTCTCACTGGAAGAAGCTCGCCAACTTGGTAATTGCGGTTTTTCCCTTTgattattattacttaatagcaataaaattatttgtattgcctagagttttcttcttttttccaaTCTGTTTATTTATCTCTAGTTTTCCATTGTTTCGTTTGccgtttattttattaaagaagaTAGAAGTGATTTGATACGGTTATATTTATTCCTGTGCCTTTATCAGTGGAGTCAactacattttaattatttataataaaagaacaaaCTTAGAAATGCCCAATCATAGAGCGTTTTACAAAGAGAAGGAAAGGATCCTGAACTAGATTCAGTTTTGAATGGGCTCCAATCTGCAATTTAGCTCATTCCTTGAAATTTTTAGGTCACAATTATATTGGATCTGAGCACTTGCTTCTTGGTCTTCTTCGAGAGGGTGAGGGTGTAGCAGCACGTGTTCTCGAAAATTTGGGTGCTGACCCAAATAATATTCGTGCTCAGGTTAGTATtgtatcataatttatttttaacttatttatattgGGTATGGAATAcgtttttatcttaatttgtgTGTAAAATCATTCTTGTATTCTCACTGTATGTTACAGGTTATCCGCATGGTTGGTGAGGGTGCTGACAGTGTTGGTGCTACTGTTGGCCCTGGAAGTGGTAATAGCAATAAGATGCCAACTTTGGAGGAGTATGGCACCAATCTGACCAAGCTAGCCGAAGAGGTAATTGCCAGTTCCTAGTTTTCTTCATGCCAATGTAAGATCAGCTTTCATTCTGTGTTATGGTATGATTATTTCTTACTGATCTCTCCCTCTCAAAACCTAAATTATAGGGAAAATTGGATCCTGTTGTGGGTAGGCAGCAACAAATTGAGCGTGTCACTCAAATTTTGGGTCGCCGTACCAAAAATAATCCTTGTCTTATTGGAGAACCTGGGGTTGGGAAGACCGCTATTGCTGAAGGGCTTGCCCAAAGGATTGCAAATGGTGATGTTCCTGAAACCATAGAGGGAAAGAAGGTTAGTAGTAATTATTTGATCCCTATGATCTATAAAATCTTGTTTGTGATTCAGTAGATTTACTATTTCATTTTCAATGCTATACTGTTGTAAAGTATATCAACATGTTTATTGTGCTGAGTCTATGTAAAGTGGTTCATCCTAAAACAATGTcttatttctttacttttttatttcgAGTATTTCACATGTTAACTGCTGAAGACTTTTCTTACTTCTATATAGTCTTATTCGATGCCTCAGTTTTTATCATTCATTGTTGACTAATGTTCTTGGATTTTGGCTGTTTAAATACTTCTGGGAGTTCTGAATGATATGAAACCTTTGGTATGCATGATTTAGGTTATAACCCTTGATATGGGTCTACTGGTAGCTGGAACTAAATATCGTGGAGAATTTGAGGAGAGATTGAAGAAACTAATGGAGGAAATCAAACAAAGTGATGagataatactttttattgatGAAGTACACACTCTAATTGGAGCTGGAGCAGCTGAGGGGGCAATTGATGCTGCCAACATACTAAAACCTGCTCTTGCCAGAGGTGAACTACAGGTAATATTTTCGCATCATGTTCaaaatgtattttgatttgatttagacttcaaaaacaatttatgtaatttgttaAGGAGGGGTGTGAATGAGTCTGTGTTTCCGTTATTTTTATTGAagcaaaaaaatacaaagagaaaaaggaataCTTGTTCTCTTCTGTGTTGCTACCTGCTGGtcaataatcatatatttaggCTATTTTTGCAAATATGTTTTAGAGAAAAGAATACCTGGTGTATGTATTGCCATTTTGATTTTGACATCAAAATGAATTTCTGTAATTTGTTTAGGGGGTGAGACAAACAATCGAGTTTGTGTTACCATTGAAACATAAATACTAAAGGATAAAATGACTTGTTTTATTCTGTGTTGCCAACTTACTTGTCAATAATCATACATTTAGGCTATATTTGCAAGTCTATGTTTTAGATACAGGAATACCTAGTCTTTTGGTTGTTcagtatttttgttttaaattgtaaatagTTAAAAACTGACTGTATCTAACAGATCTGGTAAGTTCAGATATCAATTAGCAATTCTGATAAATGATCATTTGCTTTTGGCGTGTTAGTTGAATTAAATAATGTGGACTTCTAATATTTAGTATTGGAatcttatcttaaaaaaaaatccttttgcTGGGTCAGCAGCTCAATTTTGGTTAAATCGTATAAGAATTAAGCATAATATTGTATTTGTAGACTGTTGTGAAATTTGAAGGCACCTGGTTGTGCTTATACTAAACTTACTGTCACTTAGTGGAACTTGGAACTATTGTAAGGAAGTGTGTGAAAATTTTTGTGCAGTGTATTGGAGCCACAACGCTGGATGAATATAGGAAGCACATTGAAAAGGACCCAGCACTGGAGAGGCGATTCCAGCCAGTTAAGGTGCCGGAACCTACAGTTGATGAAACCATACAGATACTGAAAGGGCTTAGGGAACGCTATGAGATTCATCACAAGCTCCAATATACAGATGATGCACTTGTAGCTGCTGCCCAGCTGTCACACCAGTATATTAGGTTTGtcatattagtttttttttattcattttatctttttggttGCGCTGGAAcagatatgttttttttattagatcactggaaaattttcatatttatatcaATCTTTCTAATCTATATTAGTTTATCTCTTTAAAATGTATtacaacatttatatttatatttaaatgtatgttGGAATGAATTTACTAAAATCCTTCTTATATCTCGAATGTTAAGTATCATCTagcttttataaataattgaatctCTTGCAGTGATCGATTTCTGCCCGACAAAGCTATAGATTTAATTGATGAAGCAGGTTCCCGGGTTCGGCTTCAACACGCACAGGTATATTGTTCATCTACCTGTCTCGTAACCAGGAGTTCTTTTGTCTGTTACAGATCTAATTTTGCTAATTTTGCATCTGTCTAGTTACCTGAAGAAGCGAGAGAGCTTGACAAGGAGGTCAGACAGATTGtgaaagataaagaagaagCTGTTCGCAATCAAGACTTTGAAAAGGTAATATACTTTTACCCCAGATTTgacttctaaaattttatagtcAACTAACAAATCCAACGcgataatgttatttttagtattttaaagttgttttacCTTAAGTAAACTTCGAAtgcatttgtttgtttttttttcaactgaACTTGATTATATCTCTGCAAATTATTGTGTGTTATTGTACTGatgatttatgaattttgtAATAGGCTGGAGAGCTACGAGATAAAGAAATGGATCTGAAGACCCAGATATCATCACTTATAGAAAAAGGCAAGGAGATGAGCAAGGCAGAAAGTGAGGCAGGAGATGGAGGTCCCATGGTGACCGAAGTTGACATACAACATATTGTCTCCTCTTGGACTGGTATCCCGGTAGAGAAAGTTTCAACTGATGAATCTGATCGCCTCCTTAAGATGGAAGAGACTTTACACACACGAGTCATAGGTCAGGATGAAGCAGTAAAAGCAATTAGCCGGGCCATTCGCCGAGCTAGGGTGGGATTGAAGAATCCTAATCGACCAATTGCCAGCTTCATCTTTTCTGGTCCAACTGGTGTGGGAAAGTCTGAATTGGCCAAAGCATTGGCTGCATACTATTTTGGTTCTGAAGAAGCCATGATTAGGCTTGACATGAGTGAATTTATGGAAAGACACACAGTCTCCAAACTCATTGGTTCACCCCCTGGATATGTTGGTTACACTGAAGGTGGTCAACTGACTGAGGCAGTTCGCCGTCGACCCTACACTGTTGTACTATTTGATGAGATTGAGAAAGCACACCCTGATGTGTTCAACATGATGCTTCAGATTCTAGAAGATGGAAGATTAACAGACAGCAAGGGAAGAACTGTGGACTTCAAGAACACTCTTTTAATAATGACATCAAATGTTGGAAGCAGTGTGATTGAGAAAGGAGGACGTAAAATGGGATTTGACATCGATTATGACGAGAAGGATAGCAGTTACAATCGAATCAAGAGCTTGGTGACTGAAGAGCTGAAACAATACTTTAGGCCAGAATTCTTGAATAGGTTGGACGAAATGATTGTTTTCAGGCAACTTACAAAGCTGGAGGTAAAGGAGATAGCTGATATAATGTTGAAGGAGGTGTTTGAAAGACTGAAGGTCAAAGAGATTGATCTCTCAGTGACAGAAAGATTTAGGGAAAGGGTGGTTGAGGAAGGATATAATCCTAGTTATGGGGCTAGGCCTCTAAGAAGAGCCATCATGCGACTTTTGGAGGACAGTATGGCCGAGAAGATGCTTGCTAGAGAGATTAAAGAGGGTGACTCAGTTATAGTGGATGCTGATTCTGATGGTAATGTGATTGTGCTCAACGGGAGCAGTGGTGCCTCAGAGTCACTAGCAGAAGCTCTTCCTGTGTAACATTATTGCCTTTACTGTTAGcggttgtctttttttttttttttttttttttaaaaaaaagaaacatagtCATAGTTTGTTTTAGTTATCATTGGACAAAGCTTTTAATTGAATTCTGGTAGTCTAAATGTCTGTCGATTAACATTGGATAGCGCCGTTAgtgatcttttttatttatagaaagaaattttaaagttaatcaTTCAAGGTCTTACagcttaatttaaaataattgtatgacAACAAAGGATCAATTATCAAatgtatgttttttaattatgagaGTACAAATTCTCCCAATGGGATATGCTCGCTTCTGATTTATGAGCTGGTTAAGAACTTGTACGTCGTACCCTTTGGGAGATACTATAACCTGCTGATAATTGGCAGCGTATGGATTTACAGTTTCTATTGATCTATTATTGGATGAGATTGTCTGTGTGGGGCTGACTCTTCCTCCATGGCTAATCTTCAAAGCTTTCTCGATTTCCATAGTCATGGCTGTCTGCAATTCCATAGGACAGCCTTCTGTGATTTCAGCAGATGGAGCTCGAGTGAGCTACTGCTTAGCCCAGCATTCTTCCCACATATTGGGCGAACTTTCATCATTGTTATTCGCTGATGGCATTCCATCAAAACCTTTCCATATAGTTTCTGATCTAAGTCCAATAAGGTCTTTGCAAAACCGTCGTTGGGTTGTGCTCGACAGTGAACTCGCTTCAAAGCTTGCCATGCTTCTAATAAAGTATACTTCCTGCACCATAAGAATATCAGTTCAAAACATGTTGCAACTGTCACTCAAAGAACATTATGCTTGTAGGTGCCAAATTGGATTGTTTCATACCATTTAACCATAGAAGAGTAGCAGTCCACGCAAAAGAGAAAGCGAGGACAGTATCTTCGGCTTTTCCCCCTCAAAGTAGTGAACTAAAACTTTTTGACCTGTGTTTGTTTAACCTGATCTATCAAATCACATGCTTCTTTTATCAAATAACATTATCCACAATGCTAATCACTTGTGGATAATGTCATTATTGTGCTATTATGGTTGTGTATATTGTCATTTATACGGTAAAGATCAATTAGAAGTTTTTCGGTAAAATTTAGGATTTCAAACAGTGGGATAGAAGCAAACCAAAGATTAGTTTTAcgtaaaatgtaaaaaaaattcctaAAGTTGTTTAAGGAAATCAttggtaatttaaatttaatatacttaAACTCCATAGTATGATGacttgattttaagtttaatgactcagaagaaaaaaatatatataaagatttaatatctattttgacTTCGtcctatattttataaagatcgttcaagttatttttttttcttttagtgttaaaaaattaacatgtaaTATACACTTTAGTCAATAATAAATGACCTATCTAGTTATGTGGCAACTTATCAAATTGATGTGGCGTTTTCCTATCTTTTCGTTGAGTGTTTTACGAGAAGGGGAGACGAGTTCTGGTGGAAGATGCGACTTCCATCCTCGTGGTACTGTGAGCATTAGTGGCAATACGAAGGCTTTGTTCTTCAGCATCTCTACGGCGACAAGGGTCTCCGTTATGCATTTTCTTCTTGTAATTCACATGGGTTTAGCTGTGAAGAGGAAGAGGACGTACTTGGTGATTGCAACATTTTGAAGTTTCCTTTTTTCGTGTTTCAGATCTTACAAATTTTAGAGGTTTcatattaagattttaaattaggATTGATTTCGCGTTTTGGGATTATTTTCTAAGTTTGTGaattgagttttcttttcttggacTAATTTCGTGTTTTGGGATTTGGTGTTCTTGATCTTCCAATTTTGGGATTTTCTATTCTTGCTTTCTCAACTTTTGAATTCGGGATTTGTGGTTTGCATGTTGTTGAATTGGATTTTTGAGGTTTCTACTTTTGTTTCTTGATTAGAGCAATATTACTTACATCTTGCATGAACTCtaatccttttcttttatctaatcACTTCAACTTTTAACATTTCCACATAGATTGTCAAGTTAATTAACCATAGCATGTCACACAATCAATTGGACAAGTCCTTCACTTTTGGCTAGGGATAATTAGAACAAAGGatcaattatttatcaaatgtatattttttaattatgagaGTACAAATTCTCCCAATGGCATATGCTTGATTCTGAATTACGAGCTGGTTAAGAACTTGTACATCGTACCCTTTGGGAGATGCTCTAACCTGCTGATAATTGGCAGCGTAAGATCTATGGATTTACAGTTTCTATTGATCTATTATTGGATGAGATTGTCTTTGTGTGGGGCTGACACTCCCTCCACGGCTAATCTTCAAAGCTGTCAAAGCTTTCTCGATTTCCATAGTCATGGCACTATCTACACTTCCAGAGGACAGCTTTCTATGTGATTTCTGCAGATGGAGCTTGAGTGAGCTACTGCTTAGCCCAGCATTCTTCCCACATATTGGGCAAACTTTCATCATTGGTTTTCGCTGATGCCATTCCATCNAAACCTTTCCATNTAGTTTCTGATCTAAGTCCAATAAGGTCTTTGCAAAACCGTCGTTGGGTTGTGCTCGACAGTGAACTCGCTTCAAAGCTTGCCATGCTTCTAATAAAGTATACTTCCTGCACCATAANAATATCAGTTCAAAACATGTTTCAACTGTCACTCAAAGAACATTATGCTTGTAGGTGCCAAATTAGATTGTTTCATACCATTTAACCATAGAAGAGAAAGTGAGGAGAGTATCATTTTGCACTATTACAtgtataatttcaatttttacttacTTCCTGAGCATTAAGTATGCGAGGACCAATGTAACACTTCGGCTTTTCCCCTCAAAGCAGTGAACTAAGACTTTTTGACCTGTTTGTTCAACATGATCTATCAAATCACATGCTTCTTCAAATATGCCGCTGATGTTGTAATCATCACTATCACATACCTGCTCAaagaacaatgaacaaaataaatatcaatacatTCCTAAAAcgaacataaaattaaaagtaaattgtaatagaaaaaatattaagaaaatcacAAGAATTATAGTGCATCACATCATATTGGTGACAAATCATACTTCTAATCAAGAAAATTGAGACCTATTTCTTTAGAGCTAGGCTGACAGTTTTACTGTTTAGAAGGAGCTATCAGCCAAGGGAGATTAGAAGAAACTAAcaatttaaagagaaaaaaataaaagagaattccaaggcaAGATATACCCTATTGATTTCTCGACTCCATCATTTGTTGATCAGAAGGCTTCATTGTAAATTCACTTGATTAATCTTGTCTTAGATTgcatgaataataaattaaggGAAGTAGAGAAAGCATCAAGGACAAGCTCAACTatataagataaagaaaataataatttgacacCCTAAAAAACACCCacttaagttaaaaataaaatattaatattttgagttGTCAagtggagtttttttttttttttttttctgggtgtaaaaatatcatcatccataAAATAAATCTTAGCAAATGAGACATTAGAGTGAGTGAAGGTAAAAAATACAAGTAAATATCACTTACAGAGAAATTCTTATACTCAAATAGATCAGGATACTGAGTTTCTGACTGTCCAATTTCATTGGTacacaaacacaaaatattTGTGATTCCCAAGTATTGCAGTGTGTAAACAGATCTTGCAGCCAATGCTCCACCAATGAACAGACTACTTGTCACTGCTGAAGGTTTCTCAGTACTCGCAGCATCTGATATCAATGCAATTCTCTCGATAATATGCTCAAGTCGTATCTGAAAGTTAAAAGGGTAATGCATCATGAATGGAAATCCTTCAGAAATGAAAAGGAGTCTTCTATATTTCAGATTTGAAAGCAATAAAGTGAAGATAACCTTAAGTTCATATGCGTCAACAGCACAGTTATTATCACTACCCTCAAAAAATCCTGGATTGAAATTGTTATCCTGGCATAGTTTGATGGCATCGCTTTTAAGCATTTCATTCCATTGTTCCAATTCTCTACTGGATTCAGCATCAACCTGGAAAGCAtgaaacaatttcaaaaaagtgaaaaaataagaaacagaCATGTAAAACCCTGTTTTATATGGTAAAGAAACAGCAAATTACGTTGCTTTTAGTCTTATATTCCTATTTGCCAGTCAACCTTGAGACCCTGGATTACTTTAGTATGAGATCAGCACATGCAGAGAGAGGGAATGGAGTTGTTGGCATGATTTGAAAACCCACATTTTGGTCGCAAACAACAATCTGTGCAATATCTACTCTCTCGCTCATGGAAGCAATAAGAGCACATTGTCTTGAGAATTATAAGCATTGTCCAGATTGGTCACTTTTATGTACAGACATATACTAAAGTCCTATAGTTTTGCATTTTAAAGCAATATGCCACTGGCTGATTGTTTATGAACTATCCAATATGTAAATAGAAAAATTGCACAGAACAATTTTTCTTACTCGAAAAGCTGCATTGAAATCAAGTGACTAGGAGACAAACCTTGGCAAATTTATGGAAGTCACGGAGCTTAGTAGTCAAACGGAGACTACGCAGTGGTTCCCCATTTCCTCTATAGAACTTTCCATGGCAAGATTCTCTGGGGGTAGGAGTAAAGTCAGTGCAATCTCTGTTGCCTGAAGGTGATGCCTTTGAAGCAGTTCTCTGTGGTTCTGAATCAATCAAATCATGATGGTTATCATTACCAAGCCTCTCCTTAGATGATGGCGAGTAAAAATGCCCACCAACTGCTAGTGAAGGTGAGTCAGGAACTACAGCATCTTCTTTGTCAAATTCTCCCAAAGATATTTTGCTCATAATGTTCATAAATGATCGTAACAAGGTATCAAGTCTTTGGTGAAGTGTGAGTAGGAAAATGTGAAATCCCTGCAGATCCCTGAGAGCAGCGCGGAAACCAGCGCGGAAGGCATGAACTACAGACATTACGTCGTTCGCATATATATCAGTTTTGTCCATGTCTTCTGATGGAGGAGGACATCCTAATTTCCCTCCAGTTACATCATATATCAGGTTTGAGGCAAATTCAGAACTGTTGAGTAACAACTCAATCAACTTAGGGTAATTAACCTGATCATTTGCACGTTTTCCAGCTGGGGGTCGCCGAGGAACACCAGAATCAATGGCTATTATGTTAATGTCGGGAGACAGTGATTCTTCAGATGTTTGACTTATATGGTTGATGTCAAGAGATATTGGAGATTCTGAGATATCTGAAAGATCAGGGGAATGTGATATCAAACCAGGATCGTGAGAATCGAGTCTGCAATCTACTGAAGTTGACCTTCTTTCTTTCTGAAAAGCCCATATCATCTTTGGTCTATATCGGTCAATTGCAGAATCAACAGCGGCTTCTAGCACATCTATATTTGCACAGATAGTCTTTCCAGCCAACAACAAATTCGCTGGATTCCCACGCCATCTAAGCTCACGGCAAGGCAACCTATCTTCATTTCTGATGACTAGGTCCAGCATCAGCACCCTGCCAAGAGCTTCTGATGTTCTTTCTGCTGATTCCTTTGACTTGAATGCAGTAGAGCTTTCAAGCAAGGGTGAACCGTGTACATAACTGCAAGAACATGCTCAATATTCagaaataataatcaaaattta
This genomic stretch from Vigna radiata var. radiata cultivar VC1973A chromosome 7, Vradiata_ver6, whole genome shotgun sequence harbors:
- the LOC106768961 gene encoding uncharacterized protein LOC106768961 isoform X1, whose amino-acid sequence is MAKQQNQGKGQERELELESDESEAEIEAPLPLTVTSRALYMLGDITAGPAFKFTQWLQLVRKRTAKHRPSGFPHRTSITMSSTSCVRERLEDPKLELHPDQTEIRLWERLGKAAMLDIESSSFSWDMLSSLHHTEHDSSNEQSEDEMNKALEVTVNSGGVVFFAFFNLPGNADIYPKEAAAVIKISPSRMATQSERLGYEFAKWLGVQTPQMQGRVIHNTSLEWQQIKEAAERAREAANSEGDEIGEVTCFELLEALELSRCLFFMSYVHGSPLLESSTAFKSKESAERTSEALGRVLMLDLVIRNEDRLPCRELRWRGNPANLLLAGKTICANIDVLEAAVDSAIDRYRPKMIWAFQKERRSTSVDCRLDSHDPGLISHSPDLSDISESPISLDINHISQTSEESLSPDINIIAIDSGVPRRPPAGKRANDQVNYPKLIELLLNSSEFASNLIYDVTGGKLGCPPPSEDMDKTDIYANDVMSVVHAFRAGFRAALRDLQGFHIFLLTLHQRLDTLLRSFMNIMSKISLGEFDKEDAVVPDSPSLAVGGHFYSPSSKERLGNDNHHDLIDSEPQRTASKASPSGNRDCTDFTPTPRESCHGKFYRGNGEPLRSLRLTTKLRDFHKFAKVDAESSRELEQWNEMLKSDAIKLCQDNNFNPGFFEGSDNNCAVDAYELKIRLEHIIERIALISDAASTEKPSAVTSSLFIGGALAARSVYTLQYLGITNILCLCTNEIGQSETQYPDLFEYKNFSVCDSDDYNISGIFEEACDLIDHVEQTGQKVLVHCFEGKSRSVTLVLAYLMLRKKYTLLEAWQALKRVHCRAQPNDGFAKTLLDLDQKLXGKVXMEWHQRKPMMKVCPICGKNAGLSSSSLKLHLQKSHRKLSSGSVDSAMTMEIEKALTALKISRGGSVSPTQRQSHPIIDQ
- the LOC106768961 gene encoding uncharacterized protein LOC106768961 isoform X2 codes for the protein MAKQQNQGKGQERELELESDESEAEIEAPLPLTVTSRALYMLGDITAGPAFKFTQWLQLVRKRTAKHRPSGFPHRTSITMSSTSCVRERLEDPKLELHPDQTEIRLWERLGKAAMLDIESSSFSWDMLSSLHHTEHDSSNEQSEDEMNKALEVTVNSGGVVFFAFFNLPGNADIYPKEAAAVIKISPSRMATQSERLGYEFAKWLGVQTPQGRVIHNTSLEWQQIKEAAERAREAANSEGDEIGEVTCFELLEALELSRCLFFMSYVHGSPLLESSTAFKSKESAERTSEALGRVLMLDLVIRNEDRLPCRELRWRGNPANLLLAGKTICANIDVLEAAVDSAIDRYRPKMIWAFQKERRSTSVDCRLDSHDPGLISHSPDLSDISESPISLDINHISQTSEESLSPDINIIAIDSGVPRRPPAGKRANDQVNYPKLIELLLNSSEFASNLIYDVTGGKLGCPPPSEDMDKTDIYANDVMSVVHAFRAGFRAALRDLQGFHIFLLTLHQRLDTLLRSFMNIMSKISLGEFDKEDAVVPDSPSLAVGGHFYSPSSKERLGNDNHHDLIDSEPQRTASKASPSGNRDCTDFTPTPRESCHGKFYRGNGEPLRSLRLTTKLRDFHKFAKVDAESSRELEQWNEMLKSDAIKLCQDNNFNPGFFEGSDNNCAVDAYELKIRLEHIIERIALISDAASTEKPSAVTSSLFIGGALAARSVYTLQYLGITNILCLCTNEIGQSETQYPDLFEYKNFSVCDSDDYNISGIFEEACDLIDHVEQTGQKVLVHCFEGKSRSVTLVLAYLMLRKKYTLLEAWQALKRVHCRAQPNDGFAKTLLDLDQKLXGKVXMEWHQRKPMMKVCPICGKNAGLSSSSLKLHLQKSHRKLSSGSVDSAMTMEIEKALTALKISRGGSVSPTQRQSHPIIDQ
- the LOC106768961 gene encoding uncharacterized protein LOC106768961 isoform X3 → MQALYMLGDITAGPAFKFTQWLQLVRKRTAKHRPSGFPHRTSITMSSTSCVRERLEDPKLELHPDQTEIRLWERLGKAAMLDIESSSFSWDMLSSLHHTEHDSSNEQSEDEMNKALEVTVNSGGVVFFAFFNLPGNADIYPKEAAAVIKISPSRMATQSERLGYEFAKWLGVQTPQMQGRVIHNTSLEWQQIKEAAERAREAANSEGDEIGEVTCFELLEALELSRCLFFMSYVHGSPLLESSTAFKSKESAERTSEALGRVLMLDLVIRNEDRLPCRELRWRGNPANLLLAGKTICANIDVLEAAVDSAIDRYRPKMIWAFQKERRSTSVDCRLDSHDPGLISHSPDLSDISESPISLDINHISQTSEESLSPDINIIAIDSGVPRRPPAGKRANDQVNYPKLIELLLNSSEFASNLIYDVTGGKLGCPPPSEDMDKTDIYANDVMSVVHAFRAGFRAALRDLQGFHIFLLTLHQRLDTLLRSFMNIMSKISLGEFDKEDAVVPDSPSLAVGGHFYSPSSKERLGNDNHHDLIDSEPQRTASKASPSGNRDCTDFTPTPRESCHGKFYRGNGEPLRSLRLTTKLRDFHKFAKVDAESSRELEQWNEMLKSDAIKLCQDNNFNPGFFEGSDNNCAVDAYELKIRLEHIIERIALISDAASTEKPSAVTSSLFIGGALAARSVYTLQYLGITNILCLCTNEIGQSETQYPDLFEYKNFSVCDSDDYNISGIFEEACDLIDHVEQTGQKVLVHCFEGKSRSVTLVLAYLMLRKKYTLLEAWQALKRVHCRAQPNDGFAKTLLDLDQKLXGKVXMEWHQRKPMMKVCPICGKNAGLSSSSLKLHLQKSHRKLSSGSVDSAMTMEIEKALTALKISRGGSVSPTQRQSHPIIDQ